In Streptomyces sp. TS71-3, the following proteins share a genomic window:
- a CDS encoding DUF397 domain-containing protein has protein sequence MNFRFTKSSFSALSGECLEVARNIPGVVAVRDSKAPGGSILRVRPEVWVAFVRSAGDVVPASSGT, from the coding sequence ATGAACTTCCGCTTCACCAAGTCCAGCTTCAGCGCCCTGAGCGGCGAGTGCCTGGAGGTCGCCCGCAACATCCCCGGCGTCGTGGCCGTCCGCGACTCCAAGGCGCCGGGCGGGTCGATCCTGCGGGTGCGGCCGGAGGTCTGGGTCGCGTTCGTCCGGAGTGCGGGCGACGTGGTGCCGGCTTCGAGCGGCACCTGA
- a CDS encoding GntR family transcriptional regulator, translating to MPSAAQLTTPTTATTTIGTTGTAPETPPGAKQPPAADRVYDHVKKGVLERRYEGGTLLTEGELAEAVGVSRTPVREALLRLEVEGLIRLYPKKGALVLPVSAQEIADVVETRQLVEAHAARKAVPASPRLIARLEELLEQQKRQAAAGEFAEAAITDRCFHAEIVRSGGNEILSRLYDQLRDRQLRMGVAVMHAHPDRIAKTLTEHAELLTALRSGDADGAVALVHRHVSWFSNLARGEER from the coding sequence ATGCCATCCGCCGCCCAGCTCACGACCCCGACCACCGCGACCACGACGATCGGCACGACCGGCACGGCGCCGGAGACGCCGCCCGGCGCCAAGCAGCCGCCGGCCGCCGACCGGGTCTACGACCACGTGAAGAAGGGCGTGCTGGAGCGGCGGTACGAGGGCGGGACGCTCCTCACCGAGGGGGAACTGGCCGAGGCGGTCGGGGTGTCGCGGACACCCGTCAGGGAAGCGCTGCTGCGGCTGGAGGTCGAGGGGCTCATCCGGCTGTACCCGAAGAAGGGCGCCCTGGTCCTGCCGGTCTCCGCGCAGGAGATCGCCGACGTCGTCGAGACCCGGCAGCTCGTGGAGGCGCACGCCGCACGCAAGGCGGTGCCGGCCTCACCGCGGCTGATCGCGCGCCTGGAAGAGCTGCTGGAGCAGCAGAAGCGGCAGGCGGCGGCCGGCGAGTTCGCGGAGGCGGCGATCACCGACCGGTGCTTCCACGCCGAGATCGTGCGCAGCGGCGGCAACGAGATCCTCTCCCGGCTCTACGACCAGCTCCGCGACCGCCAGCTGAGGATGGGCGTCGCCGTGATGCACGCGCACCCGGACCGCATCGCGAAGACCCTCACCGAGCACGCGGAGCTGCTGACGGCTCTGCGTTCCGGGGACGCGGACGGCGCCGTGGCGCTGGTGCACCGGCACGTGAGCTGGTTCTCGAACCTCGCCCGGGGCGAGGAGCGATGA
- a CDS encoding nitrate/nitrite transporter: MGLHGDPRGGRRAVVMWSIGVAVYFVAVTFRTSLGVAGLDAAARFHVSASALSTFSILQLLVYAGMQIPVGLLVDRLGTKKVLGIGAVLFTAGQLAFALAPSYGMALAARTLLGCGDAMTFISVLRLGTRWFPARRGPLIAQLAGLVGMAGNLVSTLLLARLLHSVGWTAAFAGSSLAGVVVLVLLVLFLKDHPEGYEPAPALHRGAAYVRRQIAAAWREPGTRLGMWVHFTTQFPAMFFLLLWGLPFLVQAQGLSAAGAGDLLTLVVLSNMVVGLVYGQVVARHHAARLPLALGTVGATALVWGLTLGYPGERVPIGVLVVLCTVLGACGPASMLGFDFARPANPPERQGTASGIVNMGGFTASMTTLLAVGVLLDATGDDYRAAFSVIFVLEALGMTQILRLRGRVARIERERLVVSRVEAWRKPVHR; this comes from the coding sequence ATGGGCCTGCACGGTGACCCGCGCGGCGGCCGGCGGGCCGTCGTGATGTGGTCCATCGGGGTCGCCGTCTACTTCGTCGCCGTCACCTTCCGCACCTCGCTCGGCGTCGCGGGACTGGATGCCGCCGCCCGCTTCCACGTCAGCGCCTCGGCCCTGTCCACGTTCTCGATCCTCCAGCTGCTCGTCTATGCGGGGATGCAGATCCCCGTCGGCCTGCTGGTGGACCGGCTGGGCACCAAGAAGGTGCTGGGCATCGGCGCCGTGCTGTTCACCGCCGGGCAGCTCGCGTTCGCGCTCGCTCCCTCCTACGGGATGGCGCTGGCGGCGCGGACGCTGCTGGGCTGCGGGGACGCCATGACGTTCATCAGCGTGCTGCGGCTCGGCACCCGCTGGTTCCCGGCCCGGCGCGGCCCGCTGATCGCGCAGCTCGCGGGCCTGGTGGGCATGGCGGGCAACCTCGTCTCGACGCTGCTGCTCGCCCGGCTGCTGCACTCGGTCGGCTGGACCGCGGCGTTCGCCGGCAGCTCGCTCGCGGGCGTGGTCGTCCTCGTCCTGCTGGTGCTGTTCCTCAAGGACCATCCGGAGGGGTACGAGCCCGCGCCGGCGCTCCACCGGGGTGCCGCGTACGTGCGCCGGCAGATAGCGGCCGCCTGGCGGGAGCCGGGCACCCGGCTGGGGATGTGGGTGCACTTCACCACGCAGTTCCCGGCGATGTTCTTCCTGCTGCTGTGGGGGCTGCCGTTCCTCGTGCAGGCACAGGGGCTGTCCGCGGCCGGCGCGGGCGACCTGCTCACGCTGGTCGTCCTCTCCAACATGGTCGTCGGCCTTGTCTACGGCCAGGTCGTGGCCCGGCACCACGCGGCGCGGCTGCCGCTGGCGCTCGGCACGGTCGGCGCGACGGCGCTGGTGTGGGGGCTCACGCTCGGATACCCGGGGGAGCGGGTGCCGATCGGCGTGCTCGTGGTGCTCTGCACGGTGCTGGGCGCCTGCGGGCCGGCGTCCATGCTCGGCTTCGACTTCGCCCGCCCGGCCAACCCGCCCGAGCGGCAGGGCACCGCCTCCGGCATCGTCAACATGGGCGGTTTCACGGCCTCCATGACGACCCTGCTCGCCGTCGGGGTGCTGCTGGACGCGACCGGCGACGACTACCGCGCCGCGTTCTCCGTGATCTTCGTCCTGGAGGCGCTGGGCATGACGCAGATCCTGCGGCTGCGCGGCCGGGTGGCCCGTATCGAGCGGGAACGGCTGGTGGTCAGCCGGGTGGAGGCGTGGCGCAAGCCCGTGCATCGGTGA
- a CDS encoding maleylpyruvate isomerase family mycothiol-dependent enzyme, producing the protein MSLHPSLQTYADAWTHSVESIAELVQPLDEGEWSKATPCPGWSVRDIVSHVIGLDCEQLGDPRPIHTLPRDLYHVKTDHQRYMEMQVDVRRHHTAPEMTAELEYTIIRRQRQLRNENRQPGDTVRGPLGSELTLETSMRRRAFDIWVHEQDLRMALDKPGNLDSPGALVVRDMLLEALPRVIAKRSGAPANSAFVFDVHGPVEFLRTVRIDADGKGSIDGAPSLGPLATVSTDWETYVRLACGRITLEAAEEHIKAEGDQGLAKAILSHFTITT; encoded by the coding sequence GTGAGTCTCCATCCCAGCCTTCAGACCTATGCCGACGCCTGGACCCACTCCGTGGAGTCGATAGCCGAGCTGGTGCAGCCACTCGACGAAGGGGAGTGGAGCAAGGCCACACCCTGCCCGGGGTGGTCCGTGCGGGACATCGTCTCGCACGTCATCGGCCTCGACTGCGAGCAGCTGGGGGACCCCCGGCCGATCCACACGCTGCCGCGCGACCTGTACCACGTGAAGACGGACCACCAGCGGTACATGGAGATGCAGGTCGACGTGCGCCGGCACCACACCGCGCCGGAGATGACCGCCGAGCTGGAGTACACCATCATCCGCCGCCAGCGGCAGCTGCGGAACGAGAACCGGCAGCCCGGCGACACCGTGCGGGGCCCGCTGGGCTCGGAGCTGACGCTGGAGACGTCCATGCGCCGGCGGGCGTTCGACATCTGGGTGCACGAGCAGGACCTGCGCATGGCCCTCGACAAGCCGGGCAACCTCGACTCCCCCGGCGCCCTCGTCGTCCGCGACATGCTCCTGGAGGCGCTCCCGCGGGTCATCGCCAAGCGGTCCGGCGCCCCGGCGAACTCCGCCTTCGTCTTCGACGTGCACGGCCCCGTCGAGTTCCTGCGCACCGTCCGCATCGACGCCGACGGCAAGGGCAGCATCGACGGCGCCCCGTCACTCGGTCCGCTCGCCACCGTCAGCACGGACTGGGAGACGTACGTGCGGCTGGCCTGCGGCCGCATCACGCTCGAAGCGGCCGAGGAGCACATCAAGGCAGAAGGCGATCAGGGGCTGGCGAAGGCCATCCTCTCCCACTTCACCATCACCACCTGA